The Leishmania mexicana MHOM/GT/2001/U1103 complete genome, chromosome 31 DNA segment CActgtggcggagctgcggcgcaccacaggaggcgctgcagtgtgCCCTGGAAGAGATGCAGCGGCTGGACCGGGCCGCGTGTGAAGAAGACGCCGTTCTACGCTACCTCAACACCACACGCTTCGCCGAGCAGCGTACGTacaagcggcgccgcgctgagctgcagTCGCAGCTGTACAAAACACGCGAGAAGGTCTCCGCTCTGGAGAAGTTGGTGGGCGTCGAAGCTGCCGGGTCTTCCCTGCGTGAATTTGGTACTGGCGAgcgcttgcgtgcgtgcttgcgcgAGTAGTGTTTCCTTCTTGGGTCGCGCTTCGTCAGTGTCGGAGGCGACAGTCTGTCTCCCTCGCGGTGCAACACCGCGGCGCTAAAATGAAAAGAAaccctctctgtcttctcgccgccaccgatcATCGCGCCACCAATGACAGCGCGTACAGGGAATTCAAGGACGGGCAAGCCAAAAAGGAGAGTACTTGATGTACGAGCATGTGCATGTTATGCGACGCTTCCGAGTCGGTGTGGTTGTACTGCggctcccccctctcccccccgTGTTGGGGGGCCGCGTCCGCAGCTCTTGGTGTGTCGTTTCTGCCACACCAAGAGTTGCTGCAGGGGGGAATGGCGCGTCAGGCGCGCTCTTCATCATCGCCCTCAGTGCTTCCCCTCCGCTTATGCCGTCCCTTTTCCATCTTCCCTCGTCTTGGCTCTGGCGTCCCTGTGCGTGCTCCCACCCCCATCCGCCCCTCCAACTTAGAGGAGGAAATACGCGCCCTTCTTCCACCAGTAGGTCTCACACGTACACCCCGTCTTAAGAAGCGCATGTTTCTTTTCGACGCATCCTGTACCAGCTCTACACAGGCACTGATGATGTCGGGTATTTCGACCagtccgccgctgccgtccccTGAAGACCACGTCTTCATCAACGCACAAGGCGAACACTTTCACTGCACTACCTTCGCGCCGTCATTGTCATGCTTGCCACCCAACTCGGTCCAGGACACACGGACCCCGCTTCTCTTGTGCGTGCATGGCGCCGGTATGAGCGGTGACTGCTTTGTGCGGATGGCGCGAGAGATACAGCGACCCACCGACAAGCCCAGCGACGTGGTGGCGCACACCTCGTCACCATCAGCGCGTACGAGTAATGTGCCCCCGATGCCGCCTTCTGCATTtgaggcgatggcggcaaATGCGGAGGCGCAGGGCGACGACGTGAACATGCACGTCATGACATACGACCAGCGCTGCCACGGCCGCTCCACCTTTGTCGGCGGCGAAGATCATCTATCGATCGAGGTGCTGATGCGCGACTTTTTGGACGTGCTCCAGTATGCCAAGACTGAACTGTACCCCACCAGCAACGTCTACGTTCTCGGTCATTcgctcggcggcgccgtcgtggcgcGTGCAATGAGCGGAAACAAGTCAGCCCTTGAGCGCGTTTCGGGTGTGCTCCTTGTAGACGTGGTCGAGGGAACAGCGCAGCTTTCGTTGCAGCACATGAAATCGTTTCTCAAGAATCGCCCCAATACGTTTCCCGAGGTGAGGGACGCCGAGGTCTGGTTCCTGCGCATGGGTGGCATGCAGAACCCGCAAGGCGCCAAAGTTTCTGTACCGCCGCTTTTGCAGCAAAACGACGAAACGGGTCTGTGGCAGTGGCGGACGGACATCCGAAAGATGGAGAGCGTCTGGGACGGGTGGTTCGCCGGCCTCGATGAGGCGTTCATTTCGCTGCCGTGCGCCAAGATGCTGTGCACGGCGAACGCGGAACGGCTAGACAAGACACTCACAGTTGCGCAGATGCAGGGCAAGTTCCAGTTCGAGGTGATTGGCAACGGGTGCGGCCACTACGTCATGGACGACGCGACGCCGACAGTCGTCGCCAAGGTGCGGCGCTTCGTGAAGCGCAACGAGGTGCTGGCGCAGAAGCTGCGGCTCGTGAACCAGAACCTCTCTGGCCAGATGAACAATACGACGGTTCCGCCAAAACGCATGTAGGCAATAACTGCCGCTGTTGCACCACACCTACGTGCCTGCCCACAAGGGCACAAAACTCACCGCGCGAAAGCCAGAGATGGAAAGGGAAAGGgcatggcagcagcaacagcgccgcATATATGGTGCAATGGCTTTTACGTACGTGCGGCGTTTGTGTTGGGGCTCTCCCGAGGTGCCGCATACGCGGTGCATTTGAGACGTGATGGACATGCTCTCGTTTTGCGGAAATAATGCTTGCTTTGTCTGGGTGCCCGTTTTGATTGGAGCCTGTGCCGGCGTTCCTTACCCTTCACTTGGACGCGCGCGACCAAACCCGAGGGCTGCAACCCGTGCATACATCCCGCGTCTTGCGTGATGCTCGTcatcctcttctctccacaTAACATGATGCCAAGGGCAGATGCGACACTCATCGGGTGCGCGTATACGTGCAAACCCGGCCTGGGCTCTGGCTACCCTTCTGCAGGGCGTGAGGACGACCGGGCAAAGGCGTCGGGTGTCGCGTTCGACATTCCCTCATTTTCCTCGGTCCTCGTCTTTTTCGCTCCCTCGCACGGCTGACGGAGCACGTCGTGTTCACATTCCGTATTCCCCACTGTGAACCAGCAACCCGTTCCCACTCCTCGTATCTCTCCTTCTGCCCACGTTTCTCTttcgcgtgtgcgtatgtgttCTCCATGGCCgacgccccctccccctcgcgaTGCACACACTTACGTATGCTGGCGCCGCGTGCTCCGAATGCGCACGCTCGACATGACCCactcttcccttctctctctttcttaCTTGCTGCTCGCACTCGTCCATCCAGAAAAGTTCAGCCGCGTATTTCTATCGCTCCCACCGCGTACAGTCAAAAATACATGCCGGCGTACTTGAGTTGCCTCATCACAACtctccgctccctccctccctctctcgccatcacgtgcacacacggcCCACTCCTtttcacgcacgcacacaccttcTCGGGCTCTCCACTACTGTGCACATAGACGAGGCGGAGTCGACTTtcctgcgcgcacacgcttgGAGGTAATCAGCGCTCTCtgaaaggaaaaaaaaggcattGCCACCCTGGCGAGTGCTCAAGAGGCTGCAGAACTCACGGGGACGACACACAAGtacttctctctcccctcccgcttcccctccctctcctttcgcATCTGCTCGCActtcgttgtgtgtgtgtgtgtgcatttTCTTGTTCACAATTCGAGGGTTTTTGTCCTTTCTTAGGATCGGGGAGGGAAAGAAGTACGTACAAGCGCGGGCGTGTCACTTGGGGTCTACTCAGCACCCCGAAAACCTCTCTCCTCGCGCccttccgctctctccctctcttctggGAAGCAGGGTGAGCGGCGTGCCTGCTAGGTGTTGTGTAGACTGCTCGTGCTCCCGCGGCGTGCCTCCGCTTATTGAGACTGCGGTGGGCATCTGCTGTGTTTTCTTGTCGTGCCCTTGTTGTGCACTTTTTCATTCCTATTTGTCACTGAAGCGCCTtcgtctctgtctgtctcactgtgtgtgtgcgcgctccCACTTCTTCCGTTGCCCTCCTCGCGAGTTACCGATCCCTTCACTTGTGAAGGGCAAGATCGAGCCGGAGGAAGAAGGCCCACACGCGGGACAGGAGAGGAAGGAAACACCCGTCAGTCAGTTGGCTGCtgcactttttttttcgcggcTGCTGTTGACTCGTGGTAGCTCCATTTCTTTCCATTGCGTTTTTGGTGCGTTCTGTCGACGGCTGtgacagctgctgctgcttttcATTTTTGGGGGGGGTttcatgttttttttttcataCACCACTGGATGGCAGCAAGGTCACACGGCCTTCTTGACCGCTTTCTATCCGGCACCCTAACCTCCTTgttctcgctctcgccgctTTCCCGCTCTCGCATCaactcccttcccctcccccccgtCCCCCGCCGCCAGTCCTGTTGTGCTGGTGTCACGCGACGCACTTCGCAGTATTCATTCTTGTCTTCCCGTTCTTTTATCTTTCTCTGCTTTGTTTTTCAAGGGCACAGGAAACAAAGTATACGCACACAGTCATCCTCTCGTGTACTGTCCTCACTTTTTTCTCATTGACCAATATTGCAGCCATGCCGTGGCGTCAGGAACATTGCAGCGGCTTGTGGCGGTCGGAGGACATGATCCGCGTCAACATTATCCTTCAGCGAGAGGTTCTGTATGACACCATGTATGAAGTTGGCATGCTGGGCCGCGTGCAGTTCCTCGACATGAACGAGGGGATTACGACGTTTGCCAGGCCGTTCACGgaagagctgcgccgctgcgaggagctgcagcgcaaacTTCACTTCATCGAGGAGTCGATGCGCAAGGACGCGGACTTGCTGGACAGGTACCCCGGGGACGTGAACATGAGCGCCACCGTGGAAGAGATGCGGTCCTCTTTGCTGCGGGGGCAAATGCACATGATTGACGACCGCATCGAGTCGACCGTGAACGAGTTGACCGCAATGCTCACGTCGCTCGAAGGGTTCCAGCACGAGATGAACCAGAACCAGGAGATGACTCTGCTCTACTACAAGTACAGGCTCTTGGTGGAGACACCGTCCGACATGACGATGGGCAACAGCAGCTTCGCCCACCAAAGCGCTGCCGTCAGCTCGGAGGCGTTCTCCCGGCTAGCCAGCCTCTTCGGCTTCATTGACTCAAAACTCAGCGAGGAGCTCTACCGCCTCTGCTACCGCATCACCCGTGGCAACGCCATCGTCGAGATCAGTAGCGAGCCGGCCATGTTCGTCGACGTCCAGACCGGCGAGCGCAACGTGGCCAAGACGCCATTCGTGGTGTTGTGCTCCTCTCCGACGATGATCGTCCGCTTAAAGAAGCTCATGATTGGgctcggcgccggcgtttACACCCTGGACGAGGTGCAGAGTCGCGGCATCGAGCTCACCACATCGACCACCGCCCACGACGTCGAGGAAACCATCGAGGGGGTTGAGCGGCGCAAGCGCGATGTGCTGACGCAGTGGTACGAAGAGCATCGGCTGTACAAGACATACCTAAAGGTGGAGAAGGTGGTGCTGACGGCAATGAACATGTGTGCCATGTCCGGCTCCACCTGCACGGCCTCCGCGTGGGTACCACTGCGTCACGAGCAGTCCCTTCGCCGTGCGCTGCAAGATGCCGTCGCCTCGGCAAACGGCAGCGTCGAGTCCATAGTGACGCTCCACGCCGAGCAGCAACACCCGCCGACGTTTTTCGAGACTAACCGCTTTACCGAGTCGTTCCAGGGAATTGTCGACAGCTACGGCATGGCACGTTACAAGGAGGTGAACCCCGGCGTGTTTACCATCATCACGTTCCCGTACCTGTTCGGCATCATGTACGGCGACATTGGCCACGGCTTTCTGCTGCTCTTCATCGCCCTCTTCTTCATCAGCAAAGAAAAGGCCTGGCGGACGGCGCAGCTCAACGAGATAGTCGCCATGGTGTTCGGTGGGCGCTACCTGTTGCTGCTCATGTCCCTCTTTGCCATCTACATGGGCGTCCTCTACAACGACTTCTTTGGTTTTTCCCTGAACCTCTTTTCCAGCGGTTACACGTGGGCCCCAATCTCGGAGCAGAAGGGCACCACCTACCCGACGATGCCGAGCGGGCGGCCAAGTGTGAAGCCCCCGCACGTTTATGCGATGGGTCTGGATGCGGCATGGGCCGAGACGGACAACAAGCTGGAGTTCTACAACTCTGTGAAGATGAAGCACGCTGTCATTGTCGGCGTGGCGCAGATGTTCGCTggcctctttctctcgctcaaCAACAGCATCTACGAGAAAAACTGGTACAAGATCGCCTTTTTGTTTGTGCCCGAGTTCGTTTTCCTACTGTGCACCTTTGGATACATGTCGATCCTCATCATGGTGAAGTGGTGCCGCACCTGGGAGAACACGAACAAGGCGCCGAGCATTCTGGAGATCATGACGAACTTTTTTCTGCAGCCTGGCTCGGTGCCGAACCCGCTCTTCAGTGGACAGGCCGGGCTGCAGGTGTTCCTGCTCCTCGCGGCTTCTTCGATGGTTCCCTTCATGCTGCTGGGAATGCCATACATCGAGATGCGGGACTAcaagcggtggcagcagcgccgacaagttggtggcagccgccgccgccacggcggagCGCAGCGGGCCAGCGTGGCCACAATCGAAGCCTCCGATTACACGGACGCCTTCTTGAATGAaccgtcggcgtcgctgcagcctcAGCCGGCCAACTACAGCGGTGACGACAGCGCGCACCGCAATTTGAtgagcgacgacgacgacgcatcGAACATCTTCGGTGACGACAACATGCATCCCTTTGGCGTGTCTTCAGCAAACAGTGAAGACGGTGCCACAGCCACGGTGATCGAGCGCGAAAACGAGAAATTCGAGCACTTTGATGTCTCGGAGTTGCTCATCCACTATGTGATTCACACCATCGAGTATGTGCTGAGCAGCGTGTCTAACACCGCCTCGTACCTGCGTCTGTGGGCGTTGTCGCTCGCCCACGCGCAGCTGTCCGAGGTTTTCTTCAGCTTCACGGTTACCAAAACGCTCGACATCGACAACAACTCTGGCTTCGTGATTGCCATTGGGGTGTTGTTATGGCTTGGCGCGACACTCGGTGTGCTGGTGGGCATGGAGGCGCTGTCGGCATTTTTGCATGCCCTGCGTCTGCACTGGGTGGAGTTCCAGAACAAGTTCTACGCCGGCGACGGACGGGCGTTCGACCCGATGGACCTGATAAGCCTTAACATGCAGAACTGACGTGGAGAGTGGAGGAATGGAAGGCTGGCGTTGTCGTGCTCGCCTGCTCTGGGATGCGTGCAACGCTGGTGGAACCATCTACATCGATGAAACTGTTCTTTCCCcctcttgtgtgtgtgtgtcgaggTCTCAGGGAAACCGAGCGGAAATCAAAGGTCACAAGGGCCCGCGAGAGGTGCCATCGGTGCCACACACATGACCCACGTCTTTCCCTTCCCGGCataccgccaccgcctcctccgcacttCTTGCTTCCGCGTTTCACCCCACCGCCTCTTGTCGTCGTGCCGTTCTCTTTTTCGCACCTCATTGGCGATCTGAGCGCTGCAGACAGCTCTGCTCCCGCAAACGCCCACACAACGTCTGTAGAGTGTGCGAGCGTTTCCCTCTCGGCCTGCTGTTGgcgtctttctttttttttcgacgATGCGTTAGTTTGTGTGCTTCCGTTCTCCTGGGTTGCCGAACTTTGCTCATTGGCTGCCGACGTTACTGCACATGTCTCACTCACACAAACGCAACGCAGAAGCACAAACGAAAAtgagaaaagaaaagcgtTCGGTCGTGCCCCTGctgcctcgctctcccccaGCCTTTCCTTGTTGTGGCATTCTGCATCGTCCTGTACGTGAAATAAACGAGCGGGTTCTTGGCTGGTaggcggcggtgtgtgtcTCAGAGCACGCTAGGTGTATCGATCAAAAGAGATggtctgccccccccccctccccttgcactccccctcccagaGCACCCCTTTACCGCTTCCATGACAACTGCCAACAGCCCTGATGGCGCGCACCCATCATTGTcacacctcctccactgTCCTCCCCATCCTCTACGTTCTCTCCCTCGTTTGTTTCCCTCTATGTGTGCGTCTTTCGAACCGTCTCCACATCTTCCCGGCTTTCCTATGCCTCGTAAAGAGTCGACGCGTCGTTCCAGCTCATTGAATCACATAAGAAAACACACAAGATCAGTAACATACACAAAGCGTTCACGCATACACCTCTTCTTTTTTAGGACTCCCCTCCTTTCGCCTGTTGTCATTGTCACTGTCCTTGCAACACCTCCATCAGACCGCGGTCGACATATCCAACGTCCCGAGACTTTTCTGCAGCTGTCTCGCTCTTGTTTTGCCCCGCGTCTGTGGTTGTCGATTCCATTTCTCTGCGCCCCTCTTAGAACAACCCCTGTCGCGCCTCTCCGGCACAGTGTCGATCGAAGTATCCCTTTCGTTTTCGTAATTCTCTTGCTTTCGCCATATACACAGCGGCTGTGGTTCTCAttcgtcgctgctgtttgGTGTTCCACTTTTCGCTTTCCCGCcgttcctttttttgtggtAGTTTTGCCTGCagttatatatatatatttcattgtgtgtgtgtgtgctaaTTCACATACACCTTTCCTTTCTTCTTCTGCATATGTGCCTTGCTGTTGCGTGGGTGTGTTACTCTCTGTACCCGTAGCGCTGGTCAATTTTGTGCTTTCTGCCCTTCtttctcttttgttttcgttttcgtgtttttttttcatcaGCTCCAGCTCAATACGGCGTTTGTGCATCGCGCTTCTCATCTCTTCCGTTCCCTTCTGTGTTTTCCATTctttctcctcttctttcCCACTCTTTAGACATCACCGTCAGTGCAGAACTGCACAGCTGGTCAGCGAGGTCGAAACCAGAGCGCCAAGATCcaaggaaaagggagagCGGAAAGGCAAGCTTGTATTACGCGCACGGCAACTCGACTCAGCGCATCCGTTCCCTGCTCATTCCTGTTAAGCTCTATCTCTCCGTTTGTTTTCCTCTTCACTCAATTCGCTCCTCTGGTACTGTTCTTTCTACATTCCCCTACCCTCTTGTGTACCGCTTCTCTCCACCACAGGTGCCGATTCTTTGCCAATCAGCAACCTCGCAGAAGGCGtagcaacaacaacaaaataAACACACGCGCCGAAACCTTTATGCCAGCCATGACAGAGTTGCGTAGCAAGAGCTCTAATGCCCTTGCGGATGTCGAAGACCGGCCATTTTACGTGGCCACCTTCCAGCGCACCACCAGCCGCGGTGGTAGTTCAGATAAAGATGATGATATGCCGTCGAACTTGATCACCTCGCGCTCCAATGTGCCTGGTATGACACCACAGGAGCTCCTGGCAGCACACCGCATGTCCATTGCCGAGATATCGAAGCGGGCAGATCCCGACCTGCACAGCCTCACCCTCAGTCGCCATCAGGTGGAGCAAGAGGATGTTTGTCACACCTCGCTAGGCAACATCTCGAATGAAGAGTACCGCGACGCGTTGGAGAGCTTCAGATTTCGCCCACTTGAGGACTGAGCGCTCACATCGTGATCTCTTtttctgcttttttttgctgctgctcactaTAGTTGCTTTCAGCATCTTGGTGTGGGACGACTGCGGCGCTCTGACGATCTGGAGTGGATCGCAGTGTCTGCTGTCGGGGTAGAGAATGAGTGCGCTGAAAACGATGGCGAGCCGAGAGTAGACATAC contains these protein-coding regions:
- a CDS encoding putative vacuolar proton-ATPase-like protein; amino-acid sequence: MPWRQEHCSGLWRSEDMIRVNIILQREVLYDTMYEVGMLGRVQFLDMNEGITTFARPFTEELRRCEELQRKLHFIEESMRKDADLLDRYPGDVNMSATVEEMRSSLLRGQMHMIDDRIESTVNELTAMLTSLEGFQHEMNQNQEMTLLYYKYRLLVETPSDMTMGNSSFAHQSAAVSSEAFSRLASLFGFIDSKLSEELYRLCYRITRGNAIVEISSEPAMFVDVQTGERNVAKTPFVVLCSSPTMIVRLKKLMIGLGAGVYTLDEVQSRGIELTTSTTAHDVEETIEGVERRKRDVLTQWYEEHRLYKTYLKVEKVVLTAMNMCAMSGSTCTASAWVPLRHEQSLRRALQDAVASANGSVESIVTLHAEQQHPPTFFETNRFTESFQGIVDSYGMARYKEVNPGVFTIITFPYLFGIMYGDIGHGFLLLFIALFFISKEKAWRTAQLNEIVAMVFGGRYLLLLMSLFAIYMGVLYNDFFGFSLNLFSSGYTWAPISEQKGTTYPTMPSGRPSVKPPHVYAMGLDAAWAETDNKLEFYNSVKMKHAVIVGVAQMFAGLFLSLNNSIYEKNWYKIAFLFVPEFVFLLCTFGYMSILIMVKWCRTWENTNKAPSILEIMTNFFLQPGSVPNPLFSGQAGLQVFLLLAASSMVPFMLLGMPYIEMRDYKRWQQRRQVGGSRRRHGGAQRASVATIEASDYTDAFLNEPSASLQPQPANYSGDDSAHRNLMSDDDDASNIFGDDNMHPFGVSSANSEDGATATVIERENEKFEHFDVSELLIHYVIHTIEYVLSSVSNTASYLRLWALSLAHAQLSEVFFSFTVTKTLDIDNNSGFVIAIGVLLWLGATLGVLVGMEALSAFLHALRLHWVEFQNKFYAGDGRAFDPMDLISLNMQN